In one window of Cetobacterium sp. ZOR0034 DNA:
- a CDS encoding cyclically-permuted mutarotase family protein, with protein sequence MKKIALGLLVLSLGITGCSTGTIKNKEIKEVTWKHIGDLKAPKGFEKQYGVAGPLAGHIGEYVIVAGGANFPYKPVLEGGAKIVYSDLYLMKKTSNGLELIKHTHLPKEIGYGSAISTEKGIYYIGGTYQTGVSNEIIFVGLNKDKTDIEVKTIGKLPFEYHSGVAVLKDDDIYIVAGKQNGKDSKNFYKYNLVSGQTSELKMFPGTERSQPVGQILHNGKEEMLYVFGGGTGVAFTDGYAYSFSQDSWSKAKDVELNNHGISVLGANSVKLDSSKMLVIGGFNKEIWDDANLKLGSLKGEALKNYRESYFNKDPQDFNWNKNMLVYNAKTNSWESMGEIPFMAPCGEGLVKIGDTIYSINGEIKPGVRSPRIYEGKLK encoded by the coding sequence TGGAAACACATTGGGGATTTAAAAGCACCAAAAGGTTTTGAGAAGCAGTACGGAGTAGCAGGACCTTTAGCTGGACATATTGGGGAGTATGTGATTGTAGCTGGTGGAGCGAATTTTCCATATAAACCAGTTCTTGAAGGTGGTGCAAAAATTGTATATTCAGATTTATATTTGATGAAAAAAACATCAAATGGATTAGAATTGATTAAGCACACTCATCTACCAAAAGAGATAGGATATGGAAGTGCTATTTCTACAGAAAAAGGAATCTATTATATAGGAGGAACTTATCAAACTGGCGTATCAAATGAAATTATTTTTGTAGGATTAAATAAAGATAAAACAGATATAGAGGTAAAAACAATAGGAAAGTTACCATTTGAATATCATAGTGGTGTAGCCGTATTAAAAGATGATGATATATATATCGTTGCAGGGAAACAAAATGGAAAAGATAGCAAGAATTTCTACAAATACAATTTAGTATCAGGTCAAACTTCTGAATTAAAAATGTTCCCGGGAACAGAAAGAAGTCAGCCGGTTGGTCAAATTTTACATAATGGTAAAGAGGAGATGCTATATGTATTTGGTGGTGGAACAGGAGTTGCTTTTACAGATGGTTATGCGTATAGTTTCTCTCAAGATAGTTGGTCAAAAGCAAAGGATGTAGAATTGAATAATCATGGAATTTCAGTTTTAGGTGCAAATTCAGTTAAATTAGATAGCAGTAAAATGCTAGTAATAGGTGGATTTAATAAGGAGATTTGGGATGATGCGAATTTAAAATTGGGTTCACTAAAAGGAGAGGCTTTAAAAAATTATAGAGAAAGTTATTTTAATAAAGATCCTCAAGATTTTAATTGGAATAAAAATATGTTGGTTTATAATGCCAAAACAAATAGTTGGGAATCGATGGGAGAAATACCATTTATGGCACCTTGTGGAGAAGGGTTAGTTAAAATAGGAGATACGATTTATTCTATAAATGGAGAGATAAAGCCAGGAGTTAGAAGCCCTAGAATTTATGAGGGTAAATTAAAATAA